One window of the Rhipicephalus sanguineus isolate Rsan-2018 chromosome 2, BIME_Rsan_1.4, whole genome shotgun sequence genome contains the following:
- the LOC119382040 gene encoding uncharacterized protein K02A2.6-like, translating into MTICGYYKETLNPVKWETCPLPSPEELLARVGRCAVYFRLDLDQAYQELHVYEDTAMLQTVNTHMCLFKVTRLQFAVAVALAIFQPYVEGLFSGRERVQCFRDDIIIVGRKVAEHDEWLRKVLQRIQDDGPRLNADKCAFRDKEVAYFGYRVNKDGVSLLRENVEVIKKSPELKNKELKLSLEA; encoded by the coding sequence ATGACAATTTGTGGGTACTACAAGGAAACACTCAACCCAGTCAAGTGGGAGACGTGTCCACTTCCAAGTCCAGAGGAACTGCTCGCAAGAGTGGGAAGATGTGCAGTGTATTTCCGGCTGGACTTGGATCAAGCTTATCAGGAACTCCATGTCTATGAGGACACCGCCATGCTGCAGACCGTCAACACTCACATGTGCCTGTTCAAGGTGACGCGATTGCAGTTTGCAGTGGCTGTGGCCCTAGCCATCTTTCAACCTTATGTGGAAGGACTGTTCAGCGGACGTGAAAGGGTTCAATGCTTTCGGGATGACATCATCATTGTTGGAAGAAAAGTCGCTGAGCATGACGAATGGCTGCGCAAGGTGCTGCAGCGTATCCAAGACGACGGGCCTCGTCTGAATGCCGACAAGTGTGCATTTAGGGACAAGGAAGTGGCGTATTTTGGGTACCGTGTCAACAAGGACGGAGTAAGTCTTTTGCGTGAAAACGTGGAAGTCATCAAAAAATCTCCGGAACTGAAGAACAAAGAGCTGAAGTTGTCCTTGGAAGCCTAA